One region of Ferrovum sp. JA12 genomic DNA includes:
- a CDS encoding carboxysome shell carbonic anhydrase: MNTRNRPGQRISPLHITTRPPYGLGTPAGVLQARAQRQVFSAHELLHDSDVSGNPACSTDSGRPCRHPLTNESENQQLLAHELKIKNSFDAIVQVLKRIASLQHEPDFEQRAQVIALEQMGFELPADILADAWVSDLDMRVLYGESVMRMLRLLAAQARHNNPQQDTDEAMSFFLDSGYHAVDISPCSDGRLKGLVRYILRLPDGAVHSRKSYAGAMFDVEANVKRWIETELMRFREGRPVTADAGTRYLKVAVYHWSSSNPKQEGCAAHGSNAADAAEAALQRLNEFRQAIENSFCCGASVDSLLIGVDTDTDAIKVHIPDADGQMSLYRFVDNIDLYRATVNDDASTARLKLHRAILEASAITGWGAGNGEPHEGMRRLIASLLINNLSQIEYVCSNWGGRYKDIGHAERFINVGEGFEEFQMRNLAYLAHLHTIEEGAPDMDVGIKIFKKLNIKHGLPIPIAIHYRYDSRVPGCRERSADRCKRIREAIEKRYFDLAEKGLLVFSLTVQDKRSGSPIELVEAIAA, translated from the coding sequence ATGAATACGAGAAATCGCCCAGGGCAACGCATAAGCCCACTTCATATAACTACTCGCCCTCCTTATGGTCTGGGTACGCCAGCTGGAGTGTTGCAGGCACGTGCTCAGCGGCAAGTCTTTTCAGCGCATGAACTTTTGCATGATTCTGATGTGTCGGGTAATCCGGCATGTTCAACAGATTCAGGTAGACCGTGTCGTCACCCACTCACCAACGAGTCAGAGAATCAGCAATTATTGGCGCATGAACTGAAGATAAAAAATAGCTTTGATGCCATTGTGCAGGTGCTAAAACGTATTGCGAGCTTACAGCACGAACCTGATTTTGAACAGCGTGCACAAGTCATAGCACTCGAACAGATGGGCTTTGAATTACCAGCCGACATACTGGCAGATGCTTGGGTCTCTGACTTGGACATGCGGGTTTTGTACGGTGAGAGTGTAATGCGCATGTTGCGTTTGTTGGCAGCGCAGGCTAGGCACAACAATCCACAACAGGATACAGACGAAGCAATGTCATTTTTCCTGGATAGCGGCTATCACGCTGTAGATATTTCACCGTGCTCAGATGGGCGTCTTAAAGGGCTTGTACGCTACATATTGCGTCTGCCAGATGGTGCGGTACATAGTCGCAAATCCTATGCTGGAGCAATGTTTGATGTAGAGGCTAACGTCAAACGCTGGATAGAAACAGAATTGATGCGTTTCCGGGAAGGTCGTCCGGTAACTGCAGATGCAGGTACACGATATCTTAAAGTAGCAGTTTATCACTGGAGCAGTTCCAACCCAAAACAGGAAGGTTGTGCTGCCCATGGCAGCAATGCAGCTGATGCAGCTGAAGCAGCTTTGCAACGATTGAATGAATTTCGTCAGGCAATTGAAAATAGCTTTTGTTGCGGTGCGTCGGTGGACAGTTTGCTGATCGGTGTAGACACAGATACTGACGCTATCAAAGTACATATCCCGGACGCCGACGGACAAATGAGTCTGTACCGGTTTGTCGACAACATAGATTTGTACCGTGCAACTGTAAATGATGATGCCAGCACTGCCAGACTTAAATTGCACCGTGCCATTCTAGAAGCCAGTGCGATCACAGGTTGGGGAGCTGGTAATGGAGAGCCCCATGAAGGTATGCGCAGACTGATTGCTTCACTGTTAATTAACAATCTCTCCCAGATTGAGTATGTATGCAGCAATTGGGGCGGTCGCTATAAGGATATCGGTCATGCAGAACGTTTTATTAATGTAGGTGAGGGATTTGAAGAGTTTCAGATGCGTAATCTCGCTTATCTTGCCCATTTACATACTATTGAAGAAGGGGCACCGGATATGGATGTGGGTATCAAGATTTTTAAGAAGCTAAATATAAAGCATGGTTTACCTATACCGATTGCCATCCATTATCGCTATGACAGCCGGGTGCCAGGATGCAGAGAACGCTCTGCGGACCGCTGCAAACGTATTAGGGAGGCAATTGAAAAGCGTTATTTCGATCTAGCAGAAAAGGGTTTACTGGTGTTTAGCTTGACCGTCCAAGACAAACGTTCTGGCAGCCCTATAGAGTTGGTTGAAGCAATTGCGGCATAA
- a CDS encoding carboxysome peptide A, whose translation MKICQVEKTLVSTNRIKELGHRPLLVVREKIGGPRQVAVDSVGCIPGDWVICVGSSAAREAAGSKDFPSDLTIIGIIDHWSEG comes from the coding sequence ATGAAGATTTGTCAGGTAGAAAAAACTCTGGTTTCAACCAATCGCATAAAAGAGCTGGGGCATCGCCCTTTGCTGGTAGTCAGAGAGAAAATCGGTGGACCACGGCAGGTAGCGGTCGATTCAGTGGGATGTATACCAGGTGACTGGGTAATTTGCGTAGGTTCCTCTGCAGCGCGTGAAGCTGCAGGGAGCAAAGACTTTCCTAGTGATTTGACCATCATCGGCATCATCGATCACTGGTCGGAAGGCTGA
- a CDS encoding carboxysome peptide B codes for MEIMRVVSDLVATRRAPGLMNASLRVVEDMQGKLNVACDPVGVPPGKWVITTSGSAARIATGDKTTLTDLTICGIIDFWNAGGSK; via the coding sequence ATGGAAATCATGCGCGTAGTGTCAGACCTAGTGGCCACCCGTCGTGCGCCGGGACTGATGAATGCATCGTTGAGAGTAGTAGAGGATATGCAAGGAAAACTCAATGTAGCGTGTGACCCGGTCGGGGTACCACCAGGCAAGTGGGTGATAACAACAAGCGGTTCTGCAGCACGTATTGCAACAGGTGATAAGACGACACTGACAGATCTAACAATATGCGGAATTATTGATTTTTGGAATGCCGGTGGCAGTAAATAA
- a CDS encoding BMC domain-containing protein: MANVSGIALGMIETRGLVPAIEAADAMTKAAEVRLVGRQFVGGGYVTVLVRGETGAVNAAVRAGADACERVGDGLVAAHIIARVHSEVENILPDTVAK, from the coding sequence ATGGCAAACGTAAGTGGAATAGCATTAGGCATGATTGAAACCCGCGGTTTGGTGCCGGCAATTGAAGCGGCGGACGCGATGACGAAGGCGGCGGAAGTTCGTCTGGTCGGTCGTCAATTTGTTGGTGGTGGATATGTCACTGTTCTGGTAAGAGGTGAAACCGGTGCAGTCAACGCAGCGGTGCGTGCTGGTGCTGACGCATGCGAGCGTGTTGGTGATGGCTTGGTAGCAGCGCACATTATAGCTCGCGTGCACTCAGAGGTTGAAAACATCTTGCCCGATACGGTTGCTAAATAA
- a CDS encoding BMC domain-containing protein encodes MANVNGVALGMIETRGLVPAIEAADAMTKAAEVRLVGRQFVGGGYVTVLVRGETGAVNAAVRAGADACERVGDGLVAAHIIARVHSEVENILPASPDSGRSGLDGDLT; translated from the coding sequence ATGGCAAACGTAAATGGAGTAGCACTGGGCATGATTGAAACCCGCGGTTTGGTGCCGGCAATTGAAGCGGCGGACGCGATGACGAAGGCGGCGGAAGTTCGTCTGGTCGGTCGTCAATTTGTTGGTGGTGGATATGTCACCGTTCTGGTGAGGGGTGAAACCGGTGCAGTCAACGCAGCGGTGCGTGCTGGTGCTGACGCATGCGAGCGTGTTGGTGATGGCTTGGTAGCAGCGCACATTATAGCTCGCGTGCACTCGGAGGTTGAAAACATCCTGCCCGCTAGCCCTGACTCAGGACGTAGCGGTCTTGACGGCGACTTGACCTAA
- a CDS encoding ferritin-like domain-containing protein produces the protein MQPDLRLRGYLGRALSHELAAIQQYLMQAKLVGLWGMAEMSERICKDVQEELIHAERLMERMLVLGIPSNATLLPPVRTGRNVEEMWQINRLLEIEAIHLYEEASQYCARIRDTETQLLFDEIMREEMGHLGELEGLLSTQRKGRKA, from the coding sequence ATGCAGCCCGACCTAAGATTAAGAGGATATCTGGGACGCGCCCTCAGTCATGAACTAGCGGCAATACAGCAGTATCTGATGCAAGCTAAACTGGTCGGTCTGTGGGGAATGGCTGAAATGAGCGAACGGATTTGCAAGGATGTGCAAGAAGAGTTGATACATGCAGAACGTCTAATGGAGAGAATGCTTGTTTTGGGTATCCCTTCCAATGCCACGCTATTACCACCTGTTCGGACGGGACGTAACGTGGAGGAAATGTGGCAGATCAACCGATTGCTTGAAATTGAAGCCATACATTTATATGAAGAAGCATCACAATATTGCGCACGTATACGTGACACTGAGACGCAGTTATTGTTCGACGAAATCATGCGAGAGGAAATGGGTCATTTAGGTGAGCTTGAAGGTTTACTGTCGACACAACGAAAAGGAAGAAAGGCATGA
- a CDS encoding 4a-hydroxytetrahydrobiopterin dehydratase, with product MNLIKENNTVTQSGSERVAAFNQRFDFGSYGETRQFLDQLADLSKREDYYPDVSFGKTYVNISIDGTGQTILHERDSSFILDMQKLAGQMRN from the coding sequence ATGAACTTGATAAAAGAAAACAATACTGTTACCCAATCCGGATCGGAACGCGTGGCAGCGTTTAATCAGCGTTTCGACTTTGGTAGTTATGGCGAGACTCGGCAGTTTCTAGATCAATTAGCCGATCTTTCAAAACGTGAAGACTATTATCCGGATGTCAGTTTTGGAAAAACTTACGTCAATATAAGTATTGATGGTACTGGGCAAACCATACTGCATGAACGCGATTCCTCATTTATCTTGGATATGCAAAAGCTAGCAGGACAGATGCGAAACTAA
- the parA gene encoding ParA family partition ATPase produces the protein MTNRIIAVINQKGGTGKTTLALNLASGLSKTGTVHLVDADPQRSITHWVRMGGGSSCLPEVSQLVGNPMIVLERLTYSHRFVVIDCPPTMQDETVTTIMRMAHQVLIPVLPSPVDLWASVDMIAAVNEAKKHNPGLIAHLVLNQLETRNALSRDMRDAVAVFNVSVLAASMQRRAAYRTAAIEGQSVYGLGKRGVQAAADIDAIIKEVLCQ, from the coding sequence ATGACTAATCGCATTATTGCTGTTATCAACCAGAAAGGCGGAACCGGCAAAACAACGCTGGCGTTGAATCTCGCTTCGGGTTTATCAAAAACTGGAACTGTTCATTTGGTTGATGCCGACCCACAGCGTTCGATTACGCATTGGGTGAGGATGGGGGGTGGCAGTTCGTGTTTACCAGAAGTTTCTCAGCTGGTCGGTAATCCTATGATAGTACTGGAAAGATTGACATATAGCCATCGTTTTGTAGTTATAGATTGCCCCCCCACAATGCAGGATGAAACAGTTACCACCATTATGCGCATGGCGCATCAGGTGTTGATACCAGTATTACCATCACCGGTGGATTTATGGGCCAGTGTGGATATGATAGCCGCAGTAAACGAAGCAAAAAAACATAATCCTGGCCTTATCGCGCATCTGGTCCTGAACCAGCTAGAGACACGAAATGCGTTGTCACGCGATATGCGCGATGCAGTGGCAGTGTTTAATGTGTCGGTACTGGCTGCATCTATGCAACGACGAGCCGCTTATCGTACTGCCGCGATTGAAGGTCAAAGTGTCTATGGCTTAGGGAAACGCGGTGTGCAGGCGGCAGCAGATATTGATGCAATCATCAAGGAGGTTTTATGTCAGTAA
- a CDS encoding AAA family ATPase, which yields MSVIAEYNIETQHYYGVVADEIDLCESDGSARIPMILKRLTGYGRSRFVEYMGWKLQGPLIILTCNEDMIPSNPVGYLLFDTSLTRFQDGPLTVVARLGEIFYRDEVAEASQNTTFVIHPLINVRRILPLGKKGKLIHAHPDFWLLSVYHSDYQSLMKHFKQSSKQRFCPLDVNYSSNDIEVETVEYDTKVSLNATNKPLSFTKHACKLKGHSLEKGISIRMLIYADKLIASDINLLFGLDVTLVQPIDGELDRRDALDVVTNTFF from the coding sequence ATGAGTGTTATTGCCGAGTACAACATCGAAACACAACACTACTATGGTGTAGTAGCTGACGAGATTGACCTATGTGAATCAGATGGTTCTGCGCGCATACCAATGATATTGAAAAGGCTGACTGGATACGGCAGGTCACGTTTTGTAGAGTATATGGGATGGAAACTGCAGGGACCATTGATTATCCTAACCTGTAATGAAGACATGATCCCATCGAATCCAGTTGGTTATTTGCTATTTGATACTTCCCTCACACGCTTTCAGGATGGACCACTGACCGTCGTAGCCAGATTGGGAGAAATTTTCTATCGGGATGAAGTGGCCGAAGCGAGCCAGAACACTACTTTTGTGATACATCCTTTGATCAACGTACGTCGCATATTGCCCCTGGGAAAAAAGGGCAAGCTAATACATGCACATCCGGATTTTTGGTTGCTAAGTGTCTATCACTCCGATTATCAGTCATTAATGAAACATTTTAAACAGTCCTCCAAACAGCGTTTTTGCCCACTTGATGTTAATTATTCGTCAAATGATATCGAGGTAGAAACTGTTGAATACGACACCAAGGTATCTCTGAATGCCACTAATAAACCGCTGTCATTTACCAAGCATGCATGCAAATTAAAGGGACATAGTCTCGAAAAAGGTATCTCTATCCGTATGCTGATTTATGCAGACAAGCTGATTGCAAGTGACATAAATCTGTTATTCGGCCTCGATGTGACACTGGTGCAGCCTATTGATGGTGAGCTGGATAGGCGGGATGCGCTAGATGTTGTAACTAACACTTTCTTTTAA